The Amphiprion ocellaris isolate individual 3 ecotype Okinawa chromosome 6, ASM2253959v1, whole genome shotgun sequence genome contains a region encoding:
- the ank1a gene encoding ankyrin-1a isoform X16 — MAQAAKHLRKNKDLEAQLEADRKEKEEERAKKRSRSRDKKRKAHAVHRWLIDQDSSVSSEMPDGQGVWHYDDEADAGNSFLRAARSGNLDKALEHIKNGIDINTANQNGLNGLHLASKEGHVKMVLELLHNGIVLETTTKKGNTALHIAALAGQEQVVTELVNYGANVNAQSQKGFTPLYMAAQENHLEVVKFLLENGANQSIPTEDGFTPLAVALQQGHENVVALLINYGTKGKVRLPALHIAARNDDTRTAAVLLQNDPNPDVLSKTGFTPLHIAAHYENLNVAQLLLNRGANVNFTPKNGITPLHIASRRGNVIMVRLLLDRGAQIDAKTKDELTPLHCAARNGHVRIIEILLDHGAPIQAKTKNGLSPIHMAAQGDHMDCVKQLLQYNAEIDDITLDHLTPLHVAAHCGHHRMAKVLLDKGAKPNSRALNGFTPLHIACKKNHMRVMDLLLKHSASLEAVTESGLTPLHVASFMGHLNIVKILLQKGASPSASNVKVETPLHMASRAGHYEVAEFLLQNAAPVDAKAKDDQTPLHCAARMGHKELVKLLLEHKANPNSTTTAGHTPLHIAAREGHVQTVRILLDMEAQQTKMTKKGFTPLHVASKYGKVDVAELLLERGANPNAAGKNGLTPLHVAVHHNNLDVVNLLVSKGGSPHSAARNGYTALHIASKQNQVEVANSLLQYGASANAESLQGVTPLHLASQEGRPDMVSLLISKQANVNLGNKSGLTPLHLVAQEGHVGIADILVKQGASVYAATRMGYTPLHVACHYGNIKMVKFLLQQQANVNSKTRLGYTPLHQAAQQGHTDIVTLLLKHGAQPNETTTHGTSALAIAKRLGYISVIDVLKLVTEETVSMTTTEKHRMSFPETVDEILDVSEDEGIAQLTLGEELLGTEGARYMKMDDMKDHDDDFLSPKKSLEYERGLGTANYSPAIPRIPRVSPETVILREHEIDQQHTPLPLPKEYDEDSLIPSSPATETSDNVSPVASPIHTGFLVSFMVDARGGSMRGSRHNGLRVIIPPRTCAAPTRITCRLVKPQKLTSPPPLVEGEGLASRIISLGPASMQFLGPVIVEIPHFAALGRGDRELVVLRSENGSVWKEHRNRYGDEVLETILNGMDEDLESQEELGKKRIRRIISTDFPLYFAVVSRVQQESDLIGPEGGSLTSKLVPMVQATFPETAVTKRVRLGLQAQPVPDELVAKLLGNQANFSPVVTVEPRRRKFHRPIGLRIPLPPSWKESPRDSGEGDTTSLRLLCSVIGGTAPAQWEDITGTTKLIYANDCASFTTNVSARFWLADCPRTAEAVSFANLLYRELSAVPYMAKFVVFAKMNELREGRLRCYCMTDDKMDKTLEQHENFTEVARSRDIEVMEGMPLHLECSGNLVPVRKATQQPRCFSFQAFRDNRLPVSVKVRDSSKEPTGFLSFLRKTTKYEDSQHVLCNLNITMPPCIKIVGSEDRRRTLTPLALRERYSALNEPAMASMSAMERTELKMAVIAEQLGLSWAELARELQLSVDDINKIRVENPNSLLEQSSALLNLWATREGKRAKMESLYAALKSIDRMDIINMLEGQPPQPTRQGSRDLSRRRHNEREHLSPGMTNDSHCSSPSVFAWTQWDEEQQ, encoded by the exons GCAGATGCTGGCAACAGTTTTCTTCGAGCAGCCCGCTCTGGCAACCTGGACAAGGCCTTGGAACATATCAAAAATGGCATTGATATAAATACAGCCAATCAG AATGGGCTCAATGGGCTGCATCTCGCCTCGAAAGAAGGTCACGTCAAAATGGTGCTGGAGCTTCTCCACAATGGAATCGTACTGGAGACGACCACGAAG AAAGGCAACACGGCCCTGCACATTGCAGCCTTGGCAGGGCAGGAGCAGGTTGTCACAGAGCTGGTTAACTACGGGGCCAATGTCAACGCTCAGTCCCAG AAAGGTTTCACTCCACTCTACATGGCTGCACAAGAAAACCATCTAGAGGTTGTGAAGTTTCTTCTGGAGAACGGAGCCAATCAGAGCATTCCAACAGAG GATGGATTTACTCCTCTTGCCGTGGCTCTTCAGCAGGGACATGAAAATGTCGTAGCCCTGCTCATCAACTACGGCACCAAGGGAAAGGTCCGCCTCCCTGCGCTGCACATTGCAGCACGCAACGACGATACCCGCACAGCCGCGGTGCTTTTGCAGAACGACCCCAATCCTGATGTACTCAGCAAG ACTGGATTCACACCCCTCCACATTGCTGCACACTATGAAAACTTGAACGTAGCTCAACTGCTGCTCAACAGGGGAGCCAATGTCAACTTCACCCCAAAG AACGGCATCACTCCTCTGCACATTGCATCCAGACGGGGGAATGTGATCATGGTCCGACTCCTGCTGGACCGAGGGGCACAGATCGATGCCAAGACCAAG GATGAGCTTACTCCTCTGCACTGTGCAGCCAGAAATGGTCATGTCAGGATCATAGAGATCCTGCTGGACCATGGAGCCCCCATCCAGGCAAAGACGAAG aatggCCTGTCTCCAATCCACATGGCAGCGCAGGGGGACCACATGGACTGCGTCAAGCAGCTTCTGCAGTACAACGCAGAAATTGACGACATCACACTGGACCATCTTACCCCTCTGCACGTGGCGGCACACTGTGGCCACCACCGTATGGCCAAAGTACTACTGGACAAAGGGGCCAAACCCAACTCCCGGGCTCTG AATGGCTTTACACCTCTGCATATTGCTTGTAAAAAGAACCACATGCGTGTGATGGACCTTCTGCTCAAACACTCGGCGTCGTTAGAGGCTGTGACTGAG TCTGGCCTGACCCCCCTCCATGTGGCATCCTTTATGGGTCATCTCAACATTGTAAAGATCCTGCTGCAGAAAGGAGCTTCCCCCAGCGCCTCCAATGTA AAAGTGGAGACTCCTCTCCATATGGCATCTCGGGCAGGACACTATGAGGTGGCAGAGTTTTTATTGCAGAATGCAGCACCAGTGGATGCCAAGGCCAAG GATGACCAAACACCTCTGCATTGTGCTGCTCGGATGGGCCACAAGGAACTAGTGAAGCTTCTGCTGGAGCACAAAGCCAACCCCAACTCCACCACCACAGCAGGACACACACCTCTACATATCGCTGCCCGGGAAGGCCATGTGCAAACTGTACGCATCCTCCTGGACATGGAGGCTCAGCAGACCAAGATGACCAAG AAAGGCTTCACTCCGCTGCATGTGGCCTCCAAGTACGGCAAGGTGGAtgtagctgagctgctgctggagagagGAGCAAACCCTAATGCAGCTGGGAAG AATGGTCTGACTCCGCTGCACGTCGCTGTACATCACAACAACCTGGATGTGGTTAACTTGCTTGTCAGCAAAGGAGGGTCACCGCATAGTGCAGCCAgg AACGGCTACACTGCCCTCCACATAGCATCCAAGCAGAACCAGGTTGAGGTGGCTAACAGCCTGCTGCAGTACGGAGCTTCGGCCAATGCTGAGTCACTGCAGGGAGTCACACCTCTCCACCTGGCCTCACAGGAAGGAAGGCCCGACATGGTCTCACTGCTCATCTCCAAACAGGCCAATGTCAACCTTGGCAACAAG AGTGGATTAACCccgctccacctggtggcacaagAGGGTCATGTTGGCATCGCTGATATCTTGGTGAAGCAGGGAGCTTCAGTCTATGCAGCCACACGG ATGGGTTACACCCCTCTCCATGTAGCTTGTCACTATGGCAACATCAAAATGGTGAAGTTCCTCCTGCAGCAACAGGCCAACGTCAACAGCAAAACAAGG CTTGGTTACACTCCTCTGCACCAGGCAGCCCAGCAGGGACACACAGACATTGTAACGCTGTTGCTGAAGCATGGCGCTCAGCCCAATGAGACCACCACA CATGGTACCTCGGCCCTGGCTATTGCTAAGAGGTTGGGCTACATCTCTGTGATTGACGTCCTAAAGCTTGTAACTGAGGAGACGGTTTCCATG ACGACCACAGAGAAACACCGCATGAGTTTCCCAGAAACAGTGGATGAGATACTAGACGTGTCTGAGGATGAAG GAATTGCACAGCTAACATTAG GAGAGGAGCTCTTGGGGACAGAAGGGGCCAGGTACATGAAGATGGATGACATGAAAGACCATGATGACGATTTCCTCTCCCCCAAGAAATCACTGGAGTACGAGAGAGGGCTGGGCACAGC GAATTATTCGCCAGCCATTCCCAGGATTCCTCGTGTTTCTCCAGAGACTGTCATCCTGAGAGAACATGAGATAGATCAG CAACACACTCCACTTCCACTGCCCAAAGAATACGACGAGGACTCGCTGATTCCCAGCAGCCCGGCAACCGAGACGTCTGACAACGTCAGCCCAGTGGCCAGTCCCATACACACAGG GTTCCTGGTCAGTTTTATGGTGGACGCTCGGGGCGGTTCCATGCGAGGCAGCAGGCATAATGGTCTGCGTGTCATCATACCTCCACGGACGTGTGCGGCACCCACCCGCATCACCTGCCGCCTGGTGAAGCCGCAGAAGCTGACCAGCCCCCCTCCGCTGGTGGAGGGAGAGGGGCTGGCCAGCAGGATCATCTCCCTGGGTCCAGCCAGCATGCAGTTCCTGGG ACCAGTGATTGTGGAGATCCCCCACTTTGCTGCTCTGGGTCGTGGTGACCGGGAGCTCGTCGTGCTGAGGAGCGAAAATGGATCAGTGTGGAAAGAACACCGCAATCGCTATGGTGACGAGGTGCTAGAAACAATCCTCAACGGAATGGATGAAG ACTTGGAAAGTCAAGAGGAACTTGGAAAGAAGCGGATCCGCCGCATTATCTCCACCGACTTCCCCCTTTACTTCGCTGTCGTGTCACGAGTGCAGCAAGAAAGCGACCTGATTGGTCCAGAGGGCGGTTCTCTGACAAGTAAACTGGTGCCGATGGTCCAGGCCACGTTTCCTGAGACGGCGGTCACCAAACGAGTCCGCCTGGGGCTGCAG GCTCAGCCGGTTCCAGATGAGCTTGTTGCAAAGCTGCTGGGTAACCAAGCAAACTTTAGCCCCGTCGTCACTGTGGAGCCTCGGCGGCGCAAGTTTCACCGACCAATCGGCCTGCGTATCCCTCTGCCCCCGTCCTGGAAGGAAAGCCCCCGAGACTCTGGGGAGGGCGACACCACCAGCCTGCGTCTGCTCTGCTCAGTCATAG GTGGTACAGCTCCAGCCCAGTGGGAGGACATTACTGGCACCACCAAGCTTATCTATGCTAATGACTGCGCCAGTTTCACAACCAATGTTTCAGCACG ATTCTGGCTGGCAGATTGTCCTCGGACAGCTGAGGCCGTCTCCTTTGCCAACCTGCTCTATAGAGAGCTGTCAGCTGTACCCTACATGGCCAAGTTTGTGGTGTTTGCAAAGATGAACGAGCTGCGCGAAGGCCGTCTGCGCTGCTACTGCATGACTGACGACAAGATGGACAAAACTCTGGAGCAACACGAGAACTTCACAGAAGTGGCTCGCAGCAGAGACATAGAG GTGATGGAGGGAATGCCACTTCACCTGGAGTGTTCAGGGAATCTCGTGCCAGTTAGAAAGGCCACGCAGCAGCCTCGTTGCTTCAGCTTCCAGGCCTTCAGAGATAACCGACTTCCTGTCTCTGTTAAG GTGAGAGACAGCAGTAAAGAGCCCACCGGGTTTTTGTCTTTCCTGCGTAAGACCACAAAGTATGAGGACAGCCAACATGTGCTCTGCAACCTCAACATCACCATGCCTCCATGTATCAAG ATTGTTGGGAGTGAAGACCGGAGGCGAACCCTGACCCCACTGGCTTTAAGAGAAAGATACAGTGCTCTAAATGAGCCAGCGATGG CTTCGATGAGTGCCATGGAGAGGACAGAGCTGAAGATGGCTGTGATTGCAGAACAGTTGGGACTGAGCTGGGCTG AGTTGGCACGTGAGCTTCAGCTCAGTGTGGATGACATTAATAAGATCCGTGTGGAGAATCCAAACTCTCTGCTGGAGCAGAGCTCTGCACTGCTCAACCTTTGGGCCACCCGAGAGGGCAAGAGGGCCAAGA TGGAGAGCTTGTACGCAGCTCTGAAGAGCATCGACCGTATGGACATCATCAACATGCTGGAGGGCCAGCCGCCTCAGCCTACGAGACAAGGATCCCGTGATCTCAGCAGACGCCGACATAACGAGAGAGAGCACCTCTCCCCTGGTATGACCAATG ACTCTCATTGCTCGTCTCCCTCTGTGTTTGCATGGACACAATGGGACGAGGAGCAGCAGTAA
- the ank1a gene encoding ankyrin-1a isoform X17 has product MAQAAKHLRKNKDLEAQLEADRKEKEEERAKKRSRSRDKKRKAHAVHRWLIDQDSSVSSEMPDGQGVWHYDDEADAGNSFLRAARSGNLDKALEHIKNGIDINTANQNGLNGLHLASKEGHVKMVLELLHNGIVLETTTKKGNTALHIAALAGQEQVVTELVNYGANVNAQSQKGFTPLYMAAQENHLEVVKFLLENGANQSIPTEDGFTPLAVALQQGHENVVALLINYGTKGKVRLPALHIAARNDDTRTAAVLLQNDPNPDVLSKTGFTPLHIAAHYENLNVAQLLLNRGANVNFTPKNGITPLHIASRRGNVIMVRLLLDRGAQIDAKTKDELTPLHCAARNGHVRIIEILLDHGAPIQAKTKNGLSPIHMAAQGDHMDCVKQLLQYNAEIDDITLDHLTPLHVAAHCGHHRMAKVLLDKGAKPNSRALNGFTPLHIACKKNHMRVMDLLLKHSASLEAVTESGLTPLHVASFMGHLNIVKILLQKGASPSASNVKVETPLHMASRAGHYEVAEFLLQNAAPVDAKAKDDQTPLHCAARMGHKELVKLLLEHKANPNSTTTAGHTPLHIAAREGHVQTVRILLDMEAQQTKMTKKGFTPLHVASKYGKVDVAELLLERGANPNAAGKNGLTPLHVAVHHNNLDVVNLLVSKGGSPHSAARNGYTALHIASKQNQVEVANSLLQYGASANAESLQGVTPLHLASQEGRPDMVSLLISKQANVNLGNKSGLTPLHLVAQEGHVGIADILVKQGASVYAATRMGYTPLHVACHYGNIKMVKFLLQQQANVNSKTRLGYTPLHQAAQQGHTDIVTLLLKHGAQPNETTTHGTSALAIAKRLGYISVIDVLKLVTEETVSMTTTEKHRMSFPETVDEILDVSEDEGIAQLTLGEELLGTEGARYMKMDDMKDHDDDFLSPKKSLEYERGLGTANYSPAIPRIPRVSPETVILREHEIDQQHTPLPLPKEYDEDSLIPSSPATETSDNVSPVASPIHTGFLVSFMVDARGGSMRGSRHNGLRVIIPPRTCAAPTRITCRLVKPQKLTSPPPLVEGEGLASRIISLGPASMQFLGPVIVEIPHFAALGRGDRELVVLRSENGSVWKEHRNRYGDEVLETILNGMDEDLESQEELGKKRIRRIISTDFPLYFAVVSRVQQESDLIGPEGGSLTSKLVPMVQATFPETAVTKRVRLGLQAQPVPDELVAKLLGNQANFSPVVTVEPRRRKFHRPIGLRIPLPPSWKESPRDSGEGDTTSLRLLCSVIGGTAPAQWEDITGTTKLIYANDCASFTTNVSARFWLADCPRTAEAVSFANLLYRELSAVPYMAKFVVFAKMNELREGRLRCYCMTDDKMDKTLEQHENFTEVARSRDIEVMEGMPLHLECSGNLVPVRKATQQPRCFSFQAFRDNRLPVSVKVRDSSKEPTGFLSFLRKTTKYEDSQHVLCNLNITMPPCIKIVGSEDRRRTLTPLALRERYSALNEPAMASMSAMERTELKMAVIAEQLGLSWAELARELQLSVDDINKIRVENPNSLLEQSSALLNLWATREGKRAKMESLYAALKSIDRMDIINMLEGQPPQPTRQGSRDLSRRRHNEREHLSPGMTNA; this is encoded by the exons GCAGATGCTGGCAACAGTTTTCTTCGAGCAGCCCGCTCTGGCAACCTGGACAAGGCCTTGGAACATATCAAAAATGGCATTGATATAAATACAGCCAATCAG AATGGGCTCAATGGGCTGCATCTCGCCTCGAAAGAAGGTCACGTCAAAATGGTGCTGGAGCTTCTCCACAATGGAATCGTACTGGAGACGACCACGAAG AAAGGCAACACGGCCCTGCACATTGCAGCCTTGGCAGGGCAGGAGCAGGTTGTCACAGAGCTGGTTAACTACGGGGCCAATGTCAACGCTCAGTCCCAG AAAGGTTTCACTCCACTCTACATGGCTGCACAAGAAAACCATCTAGAGGTTGTGAAGTTTCTTCTGGAGAACGGAGCCAATCAGAGCATTCCAACAGAG GATGGATTTACTCCTCTTGCCGTGGCTCTTCAGCAGGGACATGAAAATGTCGTAGCCCTGCTCATCAACTACGGCACCAAGGGAAAGGTCCGCCTCCCTGCGCTGCACATTGCAGCACGCAACGACGATACCCGCACAGCCGCGGTGCTTTTGCAGAACGACCCCAATCCTGATGTACTCAGCAAG ACTGGATTCACACCCCTCCACATTGCTGCACACTATGAAAACTTGAACGTAGCTCAACTGCTGCTCAACAGGGGAGCCAATGTCAACTTCACCCCAAAG AACGGCATCACTCCTCTGCACATTGCATCCAGACGGGGGAATGTGATCATGGTCCGACTCCTGCTGGACCGAGGGGCACAGATCGATGCCAAGACCAAG GATGAGCTTACTCCTCTGCACTGTGCAGCCAGAAATGGTCATGTCAGGATCATAGAGATCCTGCTGGACCATGGAGCCCCCATCCAGGCAAAGACGAAG aatggCCTGTCTCCAATCCACATGGCAGCGCAGGGGGACCACATGGACTGCGTCAAGCAGCTTCTGCAGTACAACGCAGAAATTGACGACATCACACTGGACCATCTTACCCCTCTGCACGTGGCGGCACACTGTGGCCACCACCGTATGGCCAAAGTACTACTGGACAAAGGGGCCAAACCCAACTCCCGGGCTCTG AATGGCTTTACACCTCTGCATATTGCTTGTAAAAAGAACCACATGCGTGTGATGGACCTTCTGCTCAAACACTCGGCGTCGTTAGAGGCTGTGACTGAG TCTGGCCTGACCCCCCTCCATGTGGCATCCTTTATGGGTCATCTCAACATTGTAAAGATCCTGCTGCAGAAAGGAGCTTCCCCCAGCGCCTCCAATGTA AAAGTGGAGACTCCTCTCCATATGGCATCTCGGGCAGGACACTATGAGGTGGCAGAGTTTTTATTGCAGAATGCAGCACCAGTGGATGCCAAGGCCAAG GATGACCAAACACCTCTGCATTGTGCTGCTCGGATGGGCCACAAGGAACTAGTGAAGCTTCTGCTGGAGCACAAAGCCAACCCCAACTCCACCACCACAGCAGGACACACACCTCTACATATCGCTGCCCGGGAAGGCCATGTGCAAACTGTACGCATCCTCCTGGACATGGAGGCTCAGCAGACCAAGATGACCAAG AAAGGCTTCACTCCGCTGCATGTGGCCTCCAAGTACGGCAAGGTGGAtgtagctgagctgctgctggagagagGAGCAAACCCTAATGCAGCTGGGAAG AATGGTCTGACTCCGCTGCACGTCGCTGTACATCACAACAACCTGGATGTGGTTAACTTGCTTGTCAGCAAAGGAGGGTCACCGCATAGTGCAGCCAgg AACGGCTACACTGCCCTCCACATAGCATCCAAGCAGAACCAGGTTGAGGTGGCTAACAGCCTGCTGCAGTACGGAGCTTCGGCCAATGCTGAGTCACTGCAGGGAGTCACACCTCTCCACCTGGCCTCACAGGAAGGAAGGCCCGACATGGTCTCACTGCTCATCTCCAAACAGGCCAATGTCAACCTTGGCAACAAG AGTGGATTAACCccgctccacctggtggcacaagAGGGTCATGTTGGCATCGCTGATATCTTGGTGAAGCAGGGAGCTTCAGTCTATGCAGCCACACGG ATGGGTTACACCCCTCTCCATGTAGCTTGTCACTATGGCAACATCAAAATGGTGAAGTTCCTCCTGCAGCAACAGGCCAACGTCAACAGCAAAACAAGG CTTGGTTACACTCCTCTGCACCAGGCAGCCCAGCAGGGACACACAGACATTGTAACGCTGTTGCTGAAGCATGGCGCTCAGCCCAATGAGACCACCACA CATGGTACCTCGGCCCTGGCTATTGCTAAGAGGTTGGGCTACATCTCTGTGATTGACGTCCTAAAGCTTGTAACTGAGGAGACGGTTTCCATG ACGACCACAGAGAAACACCGCATGAGTTTCCCAGAAACAGTGGATGAGATACTAGACGTGTCTGAGGATGAAG GAATTGCACAGCTAACATTAG GAGAGGAGCTCTTGGGGACAGAAGGGGCCAGGTACATGAAGATGGATGACATGAAAGACCATGATGACGATTTCCTCTCCCCCAAGAAATCACTGGAGTACGAGAGAGGGCTGGGCACAGC GAATTATTCGCCAGCCATTCCCAGGATTCCTCGTGTTTCTCCAGAGACTGTCATCCTGAGAGAACATGAGATAGATCAG CAACACACTCCACTTCCACTGCCCAAAGAATACGACGAGGACTCGCTGATTCCCAGCAGCCCGGCAACCGAGACGTCTGACAACGTCAGCCCAGTGGCCAGTCCCATACACACAGG GTTCCTGGTCAGTTTTATGGTGGACGCTCGGGGCGGTTCCATGCGAGGCAGCAGGCATAATGGTCTGCGTGTCATCATACCTCCACGGACGTGTGCGGCACCCACCCGCATCACCTGCCGCCTGGTGAAGCCGCAGAAGCTGACCAGCCCCCCTCCGCTGGTGGAGGGAGAGGGGCTGGCCAGCAGGATCATCTCCCTGGGTCCAGCCAGCATGCAGTTCCTGGG ACCAGTGATTGTGGAGATCCCCCACTTTGCTGCTCTGGGTCGTGGTGACCGGGAGCTCGTCGTGCTGAGGAGCGAAAATGGATCAGTGTGGAAAGAACACCGCAATCGCTATGGTGACGAGGTGCTAGAAACAATCCTCAACGGAATGGATGAAG ACTTGGAAAGTCAAGAGGAACTTGGAAAGAAGCGGATCCGCCGCATTATCTCCACCGACTTCCCCCTTTACTTCGCTGTCGTGTCACGAGTGCAGCAAGAAAGCGACCTGATTGGTCCAGAGGGCGGTTCTCTGACAAGTAAACTGGTGCCGATGGTCCAGGCCACGTTTCCTGAGACGGCGGTCACCAAACGAGTCCGCCTGGGGCTGCAG GCTCAGCCGGTTCCAGATGAGCTTGTTGCAAAGCTGCTGGGTAACCAAGCAAACTTTAGCCCCGTCGTCACTGTGGAGCCTCGGCGGCGCAAGTTTCACCGACCAATCGGCCTGCGTATCCCTCTGCCCCCGTCCTGGAAGGAAAGCCCCCGAGACTCTGGGGAGGGCGACACCACCAGCCTGCGTCTGCTCTGCTCAGTCATAG GTGGTACAGCTCCAGCCCAGTGGGAGGACATTACTGGCACCACCAAGCTTATCTATGCTAATGACTGCGCCAGTTTCACAACCAATGTTTCAGCACG ATTCTGGCTGGCAGATTGTCCTCGGACAGCTGAGGCCGTCTCCTTTGCCAACCTGCTCTATAGAGAGCTGTCAGCTGTACCCTACATGGCCAAGTTTGTGGTGTTTGCAAAGATGAACGAGCTGCGCGAAGGCCGTCTGCGCTGCTACTGCATGACTGACGACAAGATGGACAAAACTCTGGAGCAACACGAGAACTTCACAGAAGTGGCTCGCAGCAGAGACATAGAG GTGATGGAGGGAATGCCACTTCACCTGGAGTGTTCAGGGAATCTCGTGCCAGTTAGAAAGGCCACGCAGCAGCCTCGTTGCTTCAGCTTCCAGGCCTTCAGAGATAACCGACTTCCTGTCTCTGTTAAG GTGAGAGACAGCAGTAAAGAGCCCACCGGGTTTTTGTCTTTCCTGCGTAAGACCACAAAGTATGAGGACAGCCAACATGTGCTCTGCAACCTCAACATCACCATGCCTCCATGTATCAAG ATTGTTGGGAGTGAAGACCGGAGGCGAACCCTGACCCCACTGGCTTTAAGAGAAAGATACAGTGCTCTAAATGAGCCAGCGATGG CTTCGATGAGTGCCATGGAGAGGACAGAGCTGAAGATGGCTGTGATTGCAGAACAGTTGGGACTGAGCTGGGCTG AGTTGGCACGTGAGCTTCAGCTCAGTGTGGATGACATTAATAAGATCCGTGTGGAGAATCCAAACTCTCTGCTGGAGCAGAGCTCTGCACTGCTCAACCTTTGGGCCACCCGAGAGGGCAAGAGGGCCAAGA TGGAGAGCTTGTACGCAGCTCTGAAGAGCATCGACCGTATGGACATCATCAACATGCTGGAGGGCCAGCCGCCTCAGCCTACGAGACAAGGATCCCGTGATCTCAGCAGACGCCGACATAACGAGAGAGAGCACCTCTCCCCTGGTATGACCAATG CCTAG